GACGTTTGCGATTTACCTCGTGCGCAACGTTCTTGCGGTGACGAAAGAGCAAGGTGGGCTTGCGGAGGTCGAGCGTAAAAATAGGCAAAAAGCAGGGCTGCTTTACGACACGATCGATGCGATGGCGGACTATTATCGCGCCCCGGTGGAGCGTGAGAGTCGCAGTTTCATGAACGTCGTGTTTCGACTTCCGACCGAGGAGCTCGAGAAGAAGTTTGTCGCGGAAGCGGCAAAGCAGGGCATGGTGGGTCTTGCGGGGCATCGCAGCACCGGCGGTATCCGCGTGTCGCTCTACAACGCGATTGAGCTCGCGTCGGTCGAGTGTTTGGTTGCCTTCATGAAAGCCTTCGCATCACGCGTGGGATGACCTTCGCGAAGGCTTGGACCGTGCGATAAGTCAGCAGAATTCTTGGGCATCGGTCTCTGCGCGAGTTTCGGCATGCGGGACCGATGCTGCCCTTGCGTTGCACTCGTGCTTTCTTCGTGCTCACTTTTTCGCATGAAGCTTCCTTCGTGGCCGGCTTTTGGGGTAAGCTCCGTGCCGTATGAGTAGCTTCGGGCCCGGAGCCGTCATTGCCGGGAAGTACCGGCTGATCAGTTTGCTCGGCAAAGGAGCGATGGGCGAGGTGTGGCGAGCGGAGCACGTCACGCTTGGAGCGCATGTTGCCGTCAAGCTGATCGACCTGGATCTGCTCGGGCCGGGGACTCATTCCAATAGCGAAGTCGTGCAGCGGTTTTTTCGCGAAGCGAAAGCTGCTGCGGCGCTACGTAGCCCGCATGTCGTGCAGATCCTCGATCACGGCTACGACGGCCAACTGCCGTATATCGCGATGGAAATGCTCGAAGGCGAGACGCTCGAGGATCGCCTCGAGCGCATGCGCGTGCTCCCGCCGCTCATGACGGCGACGGTCATTACGCACGTTGCGCGTGCCATTGGCAAAGCGCACGAAGCAGGCATCGTCCATCGCGATCTGAAGCCCGGCAATGTGTTTCTCGTGAAAAACGACGATGAAGAAGTCGCCAAAGTGCTCGATTTCGGCATCGCAAAAGCAACGACTGGCGCGCTTGGTGCGGAAGGTGGCGTCTCCACGAGGACCGGTTCAGTCGTTGGAACTCCCTGTTACATGAGTCCCGAGCAGGCACTTGGGAACAAGTCGATCGATTATCGAGCGGATCTGTGGTCGCTCGGCGTCATCGCGTTCGAGTGCATCTGTGGCGTGCGTCCGTTCGACAGCGAAGCTCTCGGTGATCTCATCGTGCAGATCTGCGCTCGTCCCTTGCCCATTCCGTCGCAAGTCGTTGCGACGACGGGCGTGCCCATTCCGGATGGTTTCGACGCATGGTTTGCCAAGGCGTGTGCACGAGAGCCGAACGAGCGTTTTCAGTCCGCTCGTGAGCTTGCTGAATCCCTTCGTTTCCTGCTCGTTCCGGATGGTTCAGGCATCTTCAGCCTCGGCGTGACGGGCACATCGATGCCGCGCATCGTCGTGCCTCCGCAAGATCGGGTGTCGCTAGCTGGCGTTGATGGAGCAAGCATCGCGCGAACGCACGTTCTCAATCCGAACACGATGACCCATCCGGGTGTGGCTGCAGCCGTCACGTCTGCGCCGAACAAAGGCGTGCGATCGGCGGTCATCGTGGCGTCTGTCGCGACGCTCATTGCGGTAGGTGTTGGCATCGGCGTGTTTGCGACGATGGGTGGACAAACGGCGTCGAACCCCTCGCCTGCCGAGAGCGGAGCTACACCTACGGCAACACCGTCGATGGCTTCCGCAGCGCCGTCTGCATCGGAGATAGCTCCAGCCGATTCTGCTCCAGCCGATGCTGTTGAAGCTGCGCCAAGCGCCACTGCGGTGACCGATGCGGCGCCTTCTGCGACGGCGCCGACGACGAAACCGCTCTTGACGAAGCCGATTTCGACCAAGAAGACGACCACGAAGAAATCGCAGGGATGGGGCTTCTGACCCACGCGGACAAACTCGAAGGAACGTGAGAAAAACGATGCGGTTGTCGAAGATGATCGGTGCGGTGCTCGTAAGCACGATGCTCTATGCAGCGCCGACGGGAGCCCAGCCGATCGATGATCAATTGCGTGCCACTGCCAGAGCACTCGCAGACGAAGGCATGACGTTCTTCGAGCAACGCAAATACGTCGAAGCGCTCGATCGATTCGATCGTGCCGGTGCAATCATCCAAGCCCCAACGATCACGCTGCATGCCGCCCGAGCCCTCGACAAACTCGGTCGTCTCGTCGAGGCCGCCGAGCGATATCGGCTTTGCATCAACACGCCACTCGACGACAAAGCGTCCGAAGCGTTCCGCGTCGCGCAAGAGACGGCACGAGGCGAATTGCAGGCTCTCACGCCTCGTATCCCTTCCATCGAGATCGCCGTGCAAGGCCCGGGGGCTGACAACGCGACCGTGACGCTCGACGGAAAACCCGTTCCCAAGGCCCTCATCGGTGTCAAAACGCTCGTCAACCCTGGTGAGCACAAAATTGGGGCCAGCACGGAAACGCACGCGGACCTCGAAGATGTGGTGATTAGCGAAAGGCAACTCGCGCGCGTAGTGCTCGAGCTCGAACCCAAGAGCGATACGAATACGGGACAATCGAACGATCCGGCAACGCCGCCGGACAAGTCGAAGCCAGTGAATGGCAAGCGCGTGGCCGGGTTCGTAACGCTCGGCGTGGGCGGTGCGTTCGCGTTCGTCGGTGTTGCCGCGGGCCTCGCTGCACTCGATAGCCAGGAGGCGCTCGACGCAGAGTGCCCGAGTGGCGCTACGTTCCCGAGCGATCATTACTGCCTTTCTTCCGGTTTCCGCACCAAGTACGATTCCTTCGTCCTGCAACGAAATCTTTCCGTGGCGGGGTTCGTCGTTGGCGGAGTCGGGATCGCGACCGGAATCGTGCTGCTCGCCCTTTCGGCAAAGACCAAGCCGGCTGAACCGCAGAAGGCGGGCACCGTCCACATCGAGCCCTGGGTGGGCCTGAATTCGGCCGGTTTGCGCGGCACATTTTAAAATTCCCGCCCCCTCACTTTCTCTCAGGTTTCCCTCCCCCTGAACACTGGTGCAGGGCGATGGAACCCACTCCTCCTCTCCGCCTCACGCTTCAGGAACGCTGCACGCTCGAAGCTTGGGCTTCCGCGCGTTCGTGCCTCGACGCGACAACGAGCAAGCGTGCGCTACGTGCGAACATCGTTCTCGTTGCCGAAAGCGGCCTCGACGCTCGCCGCATTGCCACGCGTCTTGGCGTACGTCCGAGCACAGCTCGCAAGTGGCTCGAGCGGTTTGTCCAAGACCGCCTTGCTGGCCTCGGAGACCGGCCTCGGTCGGGCGCACCGCGTCGCATCTCAGACGCACGCGTTGCCGAAGTCCTGCTTCGGACACTCGAGCCAACACCGAAGGGAGCTCATCCGTGGAGCCGCCGCATGATGGCCAAAGCCACCCGTCTCAGCCGCTCTACCGTCCACCGCATCTGGCGCAAATTCGAGATCGCTCCCGATAGGCTCACCCCCGCGAAATAGCTGCTCACCTTCCTCCGACGACATCGGCACCGCTGCCGCACATCACCCTGCACTCTGACGACGTTGCGCTTCGTCCATTCGACGCCGCTCCTGCCGTCGACGTAGGGTTTGTCGCCCTGTTCGACCCTGCCAATCGCTCCTTGTTCACTGATCCCAATCCGGTGTTCTTCTGGATCCTCGCTCACCTTTCCTCCCGTTCGTCGGGGCATACGGCATAGCCCTTACTTCGATTCTCAGGAAAAACCTACGCGCCGGGGCAAACCCATTTCCAAATTCGCTGATTCACCGCTTCGGAACGCAAAGTGCGCGAGGTAAAAAGCGCACCGAGTTTCACCGGACGAGCGGCAGCGCAATTCCTTCCCTGCCAAGCGTCCCCTACGGGATCTCGGCTTGGCCTCACCTTTGAAGATGAGCTGCATTGAACATGAACTACGCAGTACGAGACAATCGAGCGGGCGGGACGAACCATACGTCACCGTACGGTTCGTTTGCCCGCGGACGATTCGTTATCGACGATGACCGAAAATTGCATGAGTTCGGCCGGCCTCGGCCGTTCGTCATGGCAACGCATTGGAAAACGGTGCGTATGCGAGCCGAAAAATCATTTTCCTCGCCGCGCGCCACCGAGCACTGCTTGACGTCATTTCAATCGGCACAACAGCAGTCAGCAAGACCATTTGGACACTGTCTCGTTTCTTCGAGCAGCGTCGTCGGAGGAGGGGTTTCATGAGCGATCAGGACCGCCAGGAACGAATCGAAAATGCAAACGCTACCAGCCAAACCAAAGAAGAGCCGCTCCCGGTAGGCGACGAAGAAATGCTCGCAGCCGAAGCGCAACAAGCGGAGCAAGCAAGCGGCTCGGAGCAGCCTGCTCCCGAATCCGAGCAGCCGCCGACGGAGCGAAAACCCGCTTCACAGCGTGGTTTCGCGGCAATGGAACGGGAAAAACAACGTGCCATTGCGAGCAAAGGCGGTCGCGCTGCGCATGAAAAGGGCACCGCTCACGAATTCACGCCCGACGAAGCGCGTCAGGCCGGGAAAAAGGGCGGTGAGGTCGTCAGCCAGAACCGCAAACACATGGCCGAAATCGGCCGAAAGGGCGGCGAAAGGGTCAGCCAGGACCGCGAACACATGGCTCAGATCGGCCGCAAGGGCGGCGAAGCCGTTTCGAGCGACCGAGCCCATATGGCGCAAATCGGTCGCAAAGGCGGTGAAGCTCGCGGCGGCGAACATCATCGCTAAATAAGGCCGGTTTCACAACTCGATGCGCTCACCCTCGTGCGTACACACGATGGGTGAGCGCGCGACGTCGTGAAAATCCGGATAATGGATGAGCCGCATTTTGCCGCGCACCGCCGCGGGCAAACCCACGAGCGACGCGAGCGGCGTATGCACTCCGAGGTTCGTCTCGTGAAAAAATGCGTCGCTTTCGGCAAGCCATTCGATGAGCGACGGATCGAATGCCGTATCGGCACTGTATCCGAACGTTTTGTCACCGCTCGACACGCGAAGCGCTGACGTGGGAATATGGTGTATCGTCGGACGCCACTCGAGCGTCAGGTCGCCGATGCGGTTTTTCCCCGGCTCCAGCGGGAACACATCTGCATAATCGTCCAGCGTCAAATGCGAGCGTGACCCGTCGGCATGCATCAGCGTATCCATTCCGCCCGCGAGCCGCGTGCTCCACAAGCCCGCCAAAACCTCCCGTGCCGCGTAAAGCTCGACTTTTTTCCCCACCACGAAACGCCGAAAAAAGAGCAGTTGTTCGAGGCCCCCCATGTGATCGCCGTGCAAGTGCGTAATCACCACGCGCTCCACGTCACCCAGTCCAATCCGCTCACCTCCACGAGTGCCCAGGTCCCCGAGCGCCTTGCCGAGCGCCGGTGGTGCATCGACCAAGAGCCGCGTCGACGCCGACTCGATGAAAAACGACGCATTGTAGTAACGATCGGTAAAGGCATCGCCTACCCCGATGACGCGTACGGAAAGCGACATGGCGGCATTCTGACTCACGCTCGCGGCGTCACGCAATTGAAAACTTCCGCGCTACCGCTTCGCCGCTTCGCGGACGCATCGGAATCCGATGTGCCGCAACGCTTCGCGCGGATCCGCCGACAGGTACGCGGCGTAGGAATACTGGGCTTCGGGCAAATTCAGTCCGATGTTCGTCGCAGAAGCGTCATGCAATGCATAGTTTACGCATTTCAACGTCGTTTCCGGCAGCCCGCCCGATACTTTCGCAAGCGCCCCCAAGAGTGCGGGCGACCCCTCGCACGTCGAGTTCGAGGGCACATGTTCAGGTCGCTTGCAAAATGATTCTCGTGATGCCTTGACCGTCAACGTCGTCGCAGTTGCTCCGGAAAAACACCTCGTCAACGCCGCCATCACGGCCGGCTTCTCGATGACACGCCTCCATTCGAGCGCCCCCGGCTGCGTCGAATCTGCATTCGCCCACAACTCCAGCTTCGGCGTGCGAGCCCGTTCTTTTGGCGAAGCCCCCGACGATAGTGCCGAGCAATCCCCCGTCGCGCAAACCCAATCGCGATGCGCAATCGTCAGCTCGTCATTTCGCCCCGGAGCGTCACGATGCAGCGGAAATCCCCGTACCGCATACGCCGTCGTTCCTTGCGCTTGCACCCACGACTCGTCCATGTCTGGAGTATCTTCGCGCCAAACCGAAAACGTCCACTCTTGCACGTTCCCCGCCAAATCATGAATCGCTTTATCGGGCGCCCCCTCCGTGCGATCTTGTTCGTTCGACATCACCTTCGCCGGACCCGCCATTTCCCCCTTGAAGGCATGCACCTTGGACCAATCGGGCGCGGCATTTCCCCACGGAAACTTTTTCATCGACGCGCTACGAGCAGCCAGCTCCCATTGCTCTTCGGTCGGCAGCGTTCCGCGAATCGAACGGCAATATTCGAGCGCCGTCGTCCACGGCACTCCATACGCAGGCAATGACTTGTGAGCGTCGGCGGAAGTCAATCCCGTCGTCGCCTTCGGAAACGAATGCGCAGGGTTTTTCTCGAGCCACGGATCGAGCTCGGCCCATGTGACTTCGTGCTGTTGAATTTCAAATGGTGCAGACGCCGCAAGCACCTGCTGCGCTGGACGAAAACCTCGTACCGACGGAGGAACGTCATTCCCACTCACGCCGATCACCTTGCCAGGAGCACCCTCGACCCGGATCCATGCATTGAGCGAATCTGCTGCATTGGCCATCGGCACGGGAACCGACGGCGCCTCCTCTTTCGTGCCTTTCGACGATCCCCAAACGATGGCGAAAAGCGCAATGCCCATGACGAGCGCTCCTGCGCCGAGCGCAATGGGAAGCACTGGAATGCCCTGCGAAGGTTTGTTGTGCAACGGCGGCGGTGCAATCGACGGGCTCGACGTCATCCCGCGAGGCACGTCCGTCACGGTTTTCACGATGGCCGATGCGGGCACGTCGACCGATGTTTGCACGACGGTTGCCGGCAATTTTTGGGGCGGAAAGGATCCGGATGAACGCAACGCTTCCTCGAGAGGCGCGCCGACCAAAGTCGAATTCGAAGCGGCTGGAGGACTCGACGGACTCGACGACGCATCGGGTGCCGTCGAGATGCGTGCCATTTCCACGAACATGCCCGTCGCCATTGCCGAGGAATCTGGCCCCGATTGCAGCGGCCCGCGCGGAATCGTAGCTTGCCCGTGTTCGGTCGCGTGCTTCGGGGGCTCGGCGTCTCGGATCGTATCGTTCACGCCGCTTTTCGCGCCTGTCGATTCGTTGTCGTCCATGTCTCGTTCACCAAACCCCGATGGCCCTTGTTCACCCACGGAAAACCCTGCGGAACGTCTCGACGGACCAATATACGTCCTCCGTACCGGCCATTTCGCGACAACTATGCATGCTCAGCATCGGCGCGCCGACGTCCACCGTACGAATGCCAAGGATCGCCGACGTAATGGGACCAATCGTGCTTCCGCAGGGCAAATCGGTACGGACCACGAACTTTTGCGGACACTGCCCCGCGTCACGACAAACGCTCTCGAAAAACGCCGCAGTCCCACCGTCGGTCGCATACGATTGATTCGCATTCGACTTGATGACCAGTCCCCGATTCAGCATCGGCTGATGCTGCGGTTCGTGCTGATCGGCGTAATTCGGGTGCAGCGCGTGAGCCATGTCGGCGCTGACCAGGATCGACCGCGATATCGACCGCTGCATCGCTTGTTTTTCGTTTCCCGGATACGCCTCGACAATTCGAGCGAGCGTGTCCTTGAGCACCGTACCCGCAGCGCCCGCCGCGCTACGGCTCCCACATTCTTCATGATCGTATAGCACGATCATGCGCGTTGCAGGACCATTTCCGTTTTCGGCCGCAAGGGCCGTCGTCGCCGCATGACAACTCGCCAAGTTATCGAGGCGCGACGACATGATGAATTCTTGCTGTAGCCCGCCCAGTGTCGCTTTCGTCGTATCGTACAAGCTCAGATCCCAACCGAGGATCGTTTCGGGCTTTTCATCGAGCTCTCGCGCAACGAGCGCGCGCACGTCGATTTCTTTCCCCAACCCTGCAATGGGCACCATGTGCTTTTGCTCGTTCAGCACCAGGCCGTCTTTGTTGACCGATCGATTCAAATGAATGGCCAAATTCGGTACGCGCGCCACGACGCGACCAATATCGAGCAGACGAGCTTCGGGGCGACCGCTCGATCGGTGGCAAAAAACTCGTCCAGCGAGCGACAAATCGCGATCGGTCCACGTTGCGAGGATGACGCCGCCGTACACCTCGACGCCAATTTGTTGATAACCGCTTTTCGCGACGTCCGGATTGGGTTTCACGCGAAGGTTTGGCGAATCCGTGTGAGCTCCAATGATGCGAAACCCTGCCGCGGCCGGATGCTCGCTGCCGACGACGAATGCCACGATGGTCCCGGCTCGTAAAACGTACTTCTTGTCCCCTGGAGCGATGGACCAGACGTTTTCCTCGTCGAGCTCGGTAAAACCCACCGCTTCGAGCCGGCGAGCGGCTTCACGCGCCGCATGGTAGGGACTCGGTGAACGGTCGACGAAAGCGCAGAGATCACGTGCGGCGGCGAGCGTCTGGTTGCGCAGGTCTTTTTGCGCGCTGGCGGTGTCTTGGAGGCTCATGGCGCGCCGAGGTTACCAGAAGTACGCACCAAGGGCGAGGAGCATCGTCGAAGGTGAGGACCTTCTGATGGGAAGGCAAACCCGACGCCGGATGAACTCATCACAATCTCGGGCCATGTCGTCGCTACCCCTTGATTTCGCGCGCCAAACCACCGACACTACCGCCATGACCATCGTCGTTGCAACGGACTTTTCGCCCGCGGCTGACCGATCGGCGCGCATTGCAGCAAAGATGGCCGCGCGCATTGCAACACGCGTACACATGGTGCACGTGTCGACCGATTCTCGTGCGCCGTTCGTCCTGGGAACCGCCGAAGAACACTTGCTCGCGCCCACACGCAAAGCGCTCGTCGAGGCCGCGGAACGATTGCACGCCGACGAGCACGTGGAGGTCGAGCACGAGCTCGCCGCCGGATCGATTCCCGACGCCCTCGCGACCGCAGCCGAACGCGTCGTCGCTTCCATGGTGGTCGTATCGAGCCCGCTGCGGGTCATGAGTCGATTGCGCAGCAGCACGGCCGAAAGCCTCGCGCGACAAGTGCGCTTACCCTTGTTGGTGGTGCGCGCACCAGACGCATTCGATGCATGGCTTCGTGGTGATCGACCTTTGCACGTGATGGTCGGATCCGATTTGGGTGCCGCATCGACGCGAGCATTGCGATTTGCCGAATCACTACGGAGGTTTGGCCAAGTAGAACTATCCATCGTTTCCGTCGCGTCTCCGGACGAAACGACGGCACGTCTGGGCCTCGCTCCGCCAGTGGATCCGGAAATCTTACCGCCTGCAGCCATTGCCGCCATCGAACGCGAAATTGCGGAGCAAACTCGAGCCGCTTGCGCCACGCCCGACCGAGTGCTCGTACACGCAGGCACCGCCGGAC
Above is a genomic segment from Polyangiaceae bacterium containing:
- a CDS encoding helix-turn-helix domain containing protein, with the protein product MEPTPPLRLTLQERCTLEAWASARSCLDATTSKRALRANIVLVAESGLDARRIATRLGVRPSTARKWLERFVQDRLAGLGDRPRSGAPRRISDARVAEVLLRTLEPTPKGAHPWSRRMMAKATRLSRSTVHRIWRKFEIAPDRLTPAK
- a CDS encoding M18 family aminopeptidase, whose translation is MSLQDTASAQKDLRNQTLAAARDLCAFVDRSPSPYHAAREAARRLEAVGFTELDEENVWSIAPGDKKYVLRAGTIVAFVVGSEHPAAAGFRIIGAHTDSPNLRVKPNPDVAKSGYQQIGVEVYGGVILATWTDRDLSLAGRVFCHRSSGRPEARLLDIGRVVARVPNLAIHLNRSVNKDGLVLNEQKHMVPIAGLGKEIDVRALVARELDEKPETILGWDLSLYDTTKATLGGLQQEFIMSSRLDNLASCHAATTALAAENGNGPATRMIVLYDHEECGSRSAAGAAGTVLKDTLARIVEAYPGNEKQAMQRSISRSILVSADMAHALHPNYADQHEPQHQPMLNRGLVIKSNANQSYATDGGTAAFFESVCRDAGQCPQKFVVRTDLPCGSTIGPITSAILGIRTVDVGAPMLSMHSCREMAGTEDVYWSVETFRRVFRG
- a CDS encoding serine/threonine protein kinase, which encodes MSSFGPGAVIAGKYRLISLLGKGAMGEVWRAEHVTLGAHVAVKLIDLDLLGPGTHSNSEVVQRFFREAKAAAALRSPHVVQILDHGYDGQLPYIAMEMLEGETLEDRLERMRVLPPLMTATVITHVARAIGKAHEAGIVHRDLKPGNVFLVKNDDEEVAKVLDFGIAKATTGALGAEGGVSTRTGSVVGTPCYMSPEQALGNKSIDYRADLWSLGVIAFECICGVRPFDSEALGDLIVQICARPLPIPSQVVATTGVPIPDGFDAWFAKACAREPNERFQSARELAESLRFLLVPDGSGIFSLGVTGTSMPRIVVPPQDRVSLAGVDGASIARTHVLNPNTMTHPGVAAAVTSAPNKGVRSAVIVASVATLIAVGVGIGVFATMGGQTASNPSPAESGATPTATPSMASAAPSASEIAPADSAPADAVEAAPSATAVTDAAPSATAPTTKPLLTKPISTKKTTTKKSQGWGF
- a CDS encoding SUMF1/EgtB/PvdO family nonheme iron enzyme, translated to MDDNESTGAKSGVNDTIRDAEPPKHATEHGQATIPRGPLQSGPDSSAMATGMFVEMARISTAPDASSSPSSPPAASNSTLVGAPLEEALRSSGSFPPQKLPATVVQTSVDVPASAIVKTVTDVPRGMTSSPSIAPPPLHNKPSQGIPVLPIALGAGALVMGIALFAIVWGSSKGTKEEAPSVPVPMANAADSLNAWIRVEGAPGKVIGVSGNDVPPSVRGFRPAQQVLAASAPFEIQQHEVTWAELDPWLEKNPAHSFPKATTGLTSADAHKSLPAYGVPWTTALEYCRSIRGTLPTEEQWELAARSASMKKFPWGNAAPDWSKVHAFKGEMAGPAKVMSNEQDRTEGAPDKAIHDLAGNVQEWTFSVWREDTPDMDESWVQAQGTTAYAVRGFPLHRDAPGRNDELTIAHRDWVCATGDCSALSSGASPKERARTPKLELWANADSTQPGALEWRRVIEKPAVMAALTRCFSGATATTLTVKASRESFCKRPEHVPSNSTCEGSPALLGALAKVSGGLPETTLKCVNYALHDASATNIGLNLPEAQYSYAAYLSADPREALRHIGFRCVREAAKR
- a CDS encoding ribonuclease Z, translating into MSQNAAMSLSVRVIGVGDAFTDRYYNASFFIESASTRLLVDAPPALGKALGDLGTRGGERIGLGDVERVVITHLHGDHMGGLEQLLFFRRFVVGKKVELYAAREVLAGLWSTRLAGGMDTLMHADGSRSHLTLDDYADVFPLEPGKNRIGDLTLEWRPTIHHIPTSALRVSSGDKTFGYSADTAFDPSLIEWLAESDAFFHETNLGVHTPLASLVGLPAAVRGKMRLIHYPDFHDVARSPIVCTHEGERIEL
- a CDS encoding universal stress protein gives rise to the protein MTIVVATDFSPAADRSARIAAKMAARIATRVHMVHVSTDSRAPFVLGTAEEHLLAPTRKALVEAAERLHADEHVEVEHELAAGSIPDALATAAERVVASMVVVSSPLRVMSRLRSSTAESLARQVRLPLLVVRAPDAFDAWLRGDRPLHVMVGSDLGAASTRALRFAESLRRFGQVELSIVSVASPDETTARLGLAPPVDPEILPPAAIAAIEREIAEQTRAACATPDRVLVHAGTAGPETHLAVLAESERADLVVVGCRRHSWLEQVWYGSIARGILRATSTNIVCVPRSLVDEQPVVTRTSGVIVAATDLSPLGDAAVPYAYSLAPNGATVHLVHCIDAGPFNTSGNAVPDPVTHRRLLERVPSGADARGVHTETHVLAGRPAETLVALAERVHASVICLGSHGRSGMNAAVMGSVAQEVVAKSLCPVLVVPRPRE